The following proteins are encoded in a genomic region of Variovorax paradoxus:
- the rpmF gene encoding 50S ribosomal protein L32, with the protein MAVQQNKKSPSKRGMHRSHNALVVPGIAVEPTTGETHLRHHISPNGFYRGRQVLKSKSEA; encoded by the coding sequence ATGGCCGTCCAGCAAAACAAGAAGTCGCCTTCCAAGCGCGGCATGCACCGTTCCCACAATGCGCTGGTCGTGCCCGGCATTGCCGTGGAACCGACCACCGGTGAAACGCACCTGCGTCACCACATCAGCCCGAACGGTTTCTACCGTGGCCGCCAGGTTCTCAAGAGCAAGTCCGAAGCCTGA